The window AGATCCGTTCCGCCTCACTTTTTTTACTAAGCCCTATCTCGGTGGAAAGCTTGTTGTGAAAGACCATAATCTTCGGCAGATCTTTCCACCCGGCGACCATTCCGAGATCCCTGGCGTTGTGACAGATCGCAAGGTCGATTTTCCGGTCGCTAACTCGTTGGGCGGCTTCTTCGCGGCCAAGGAGGCGGATGTTTTCAGGCAATGGGCGCATCCTGGTATCCCAAACGCGGGTCTTTCCAGCCGTTATTTCCGGCTCAACGACCAGAAATTCGTGTCCGGTTCCGGCAAGCATTGCCAGGTATGGCTCATGCCAGTTGAAGGAAAGAATTGTAATTCTTCCTCTATTTTTGACGCCCAATGTCACTCCATGAGGTAAAATTTTCCCAATTTCGCCTGTTTCCAAGCGCTATAACCTACATAGCGTGTAAAAGTGCAATTTCCATACCCTTTAACCTGCAAATAGGTTTCGTTTAATTTTCCGGGGAATATGCAATCCAAGCCCTGTTCATATATTATTATTGGCATATCTGTAAATTTACTTTAGGAGATACCGGCATTTTGAAATTTGTTTATATCGGCATCGGCGGGGCCATAGGATCGATTCTTCGATACGCCGTTGCCGGGGTGGCCCAAAAGCTGGTCAACCCGATCTTTCCGTTCGGTACCCTGGTGGTCAACATGCTCGGTAGCCTTGCAATTGGATTTTTGTGGGATGCCTTCGAGCGCACTTTGATCCCCCCCGGTTTGAGGACGTTTACCCTTATCGGGCTCCTCGGAGCTTTTACGACCTTTTCCACCTACTCACTTGAAAGTTTTTCACTCATGAGGGACGGAGAATACCGGCTCGCGATAATAAATATTCTTGCAAGCAACATCCTTTGCCTGGCAATGGTATTTGCCGGCTTCTTTTTATCGCGGTTCATTTACGGTTTTGGAAGATAGGAGCTATTAGCGCATGAAATTGTCAGAAAACGGGGTACTGGTTAGGATATTCATTTCCGAGAATGATACCTTGGAGGGGAAGGCGCTCTACGAACTGATAGTACTCAAGGCAAAGGAGATAGGGCTTGCCGGGGCGACCGTATTTCGAGGGGTGATGGGTTTTGGCTACCATTCCAAGATGCACACCTCGAAAATACTGCGTCTCTCCGAGGAGCTTCCGCTTGTTGTGGAAATAATCGATTCCCGCGAAAACCTTGCCAAACTCCTCCCCTTTCTTGATGAAACCGTAAAGGAGGGGCTGGTCACAATGGAAAATGTAGAGGTGATAAAATACAGGGAAAATAAAAAATAACAGCCAAAAACATTCTTTAAGAATAATGGCGAAGAACGGCGGCGCACCGGCAACCGAACCATATCCA is drawn from Nitrospinota bacterium and contains these coding sequences:
- a CDS encoding DUF190 domain-containing protein; the encoded protein is MKLSENGVLVRIFISENDTLEGKALYELIVLKAKEIGLAGATVFRGVMGFGYHSKMHTSKILRLSEELPLVVEIIDSRENLAKLLPFLDETVKEGLVTMENVEVIKYRENKK
- the crcB gene encoding fluoride efflux transporter CrcB yields the protein MKFVYIGIGGAIGSILRYAVAGVAQKLVNPIFPFGTLVVNMLGSLAIGFLWDAFERTLIPPGLRTFTLIGLLGAFTTFSTYSLESFSLMRDGEYRLAIINILASNILCLAMVFAGFFLSRFIYGFGR